Proteins from a genomic interval of Kribbella aluminosa:
- a CDS encoding rhodanese-like domain-containing protein, translating into MPVSEIHQAEVAELIAAGDAVLVEALPEDVYAQGHLPGAVNIRPRRVVELAKTLLPDLDRRVVVYCGSADCDASLRVAQRLAELGYRDVHRYTGGKQDWIDAGLPIEKPARRSLDQCC; encoded by the coding sequence ATGCCTGTTTCAGAAATTCACCAAGCCGAGGTCGCCGAACTGATCGCTGCCGGCGACGCCGTCCTGGTCGAGGCGCTACCTGAAGATGTCTACGCGCAGGGTCATCTGCCGGGAGCGGTGAACATCCGGCCCCGGCGTGTTGTCGAGCTGGCCAAGACACTGCTGCCCGACCTGGACCGACGCGTCGTTGTCTACTGCGGCAGCGCCGACTGCGACGCGTCGCTGCGGGTCGCCCAGCGGCTGGCGGAGCTCGGTTACCGCGACGTGCACCGCTACACCGGCGGAAAACAGGACTGGATCGACGCCGGCCTGCCGATCGAGAAGCCCGCCCGGCGATCGCTCGACCAATGCTGCTGA
- a CDS encoding ArsR/SmtB family transcription factor, whose amino-acid sequence MSDQVAAAVRRPVLAERALIDPVDASRLEGLFKVLANDTRLRLLHALVRDGELSVSQLAEAVELKPQAVSNQLQRLVDKGILASRRDGNRIWYRIDDRCVVGLIDLAWCLTDSTA is encoded by the coding sequence ATGAGTGATCAAGTGGCGGCGGCCGTGCGGCGGCCGGTGTTGGCTGAGCGTGCGTTGATCGACCCGGTGGATGCGTCGCGGTTGGAGGGTCTGTTCAAGGTGTTGGCCAATGACACTCGTCTGCGCTTGCTGCATGCGCTGGTCCGCGATGGGGAGTTGTCGGTGAGTCAGCTGGCCGAGGCTGTGGAGTTGAAGCCGCAAGCGGTGTCCAACCAGCTGCAGCGTCTGGTCGACAAGGGAATTTTGGCGTCGCGCCGCGACGGTAACCGGATCTGGTACCGCATCGATGACCGGTGCGTGGTGGGCCTGATCGATCTCGCTTGGTGCCTCACCGACTCGACCGCTTGA
- a CDS encoding alkylmercury lyase family protein: MKLEVLHVRDCPNLPLMLQRLAEVTDLPVTTRLIESDDDAARFGMAGSPTLLIDGTDPFTTADDCACGVSCRLYRDEHGRIVPALSIDQLRAAITAAGRIDDSAPREVLSAWRTRALPLDPVEKAVHQTILRAFATNGAPPTAADLALVAADGAKTTAEVLTALHEADAIRLAPDGQVAVAYPFSATPTRHRVRIVDPGGGGVDVYAMCAIDALGMAPMLGRDTRIESVDVITGQPITVTTTDGRTTWQPAAAVVFIGADAGGGPSADCCCDYLNFFADHSAAQAWTSSHPGIPGQILNQPDAEELAVRLFQPLLAT; the protein is encoded by the coding sequence ATGAAACTCGAAGTGCTGCACGTCCGCGACTGCCCCAACCTGCCGCTGATGCTGCAACGGCTCGCCGAGGTCACCGACCTGCCGGTCACGACCAGGCTGATCGAGTCCGACGACGACGCCGCCCGATTCGGCATGGCCGGCTCGCCGACCCTGCTGATCGACGGCACCGACCCCTTCACCACAGCCGACGACTGCGCATGCGGAGTGTCGTGCCGCCTCTACCGCGACGAGCACGGCCGGATCGTTCCCGCCCTGTCGATCGACCAGCTACGTGCGGCGATCACGGCAGCCGGCCGCATAGACGACTCAGCGCCCAGGGAGGTACTGAGCGCCTGGCGCACCCGCGCGCTCCCGCTGGATCCAGTCGAGAAGGCGGTACACCAGACGATCCTGCGCGCCTTCGCTACCAACGGCGCCCCACCCACGGCCGCAGACCTGGCCCTGGTCGCGGCCGACGGCGCCAAGACCACGGCCGAAGTGCTGACCGCGCTGCACGAGGCCGACGCCATCCGGCTCGCTCCCGACGGCCAGGTCGCAGTCGCCTACCCGTTCTCCGCCACGCCGACCCGGCACCGCGTCCGCATCGTCGACCCCGGCGGCGGCGGGGTCGACGTCTACGCGATGTGCGCGATCGATGCCCTCGGCATGGCACCCATGCTTGGCCGAGACACCCGGATCGAGTCCGTCGACGTAATCACCGGCCAGCCGATCACGGTCACCACCACCGACGGGCGCACCACCTGGCAGCCCGCGGCGGCGGTCGTGTTCATCGGCGCCGATGCCGGCGGCGGCCCGTCAGCTGACTGCTGCTGCGACTACCTCAACTTCTTCGCAGACCACAGCGCAGCACAGGCCTGGACCAGCAGCCACCCCGGCATCCCCGGACAGATCCTCAACCAGCCCGACGCCGAAGAACTCGCAGTCCGCCTTTTCCAGCCGCTCCTCGCGACCTGA
- a CDS encoding MerR family transcriptional regulator, translating to MRTSELAGRAGVNTETLRYYERRGLLTEPPRTPGGYRDYPPSTVELLRFIKRAQELGFTLDAVEELLHLDNGGPEACDGARALAEHRRADLAVRIRDLQRMHDSLARLVATCDLPRADRSCALLEAIDHRPEATR from the coding sequence ATGCGAACCAGCGAGCTGGCCGGCCGGGCTGGAGTGAATACGGAGACGTTGCGCTACTACGAGCGCCGCGGGCTGCTCACCGAGCCGCCGAGGACTCCCGGCGGCTACCGCGACTACCCACCAAGCACGGTCGAACTGCTGCGGTTCATCAAACGCGCCCAAGAACTCGGCTTCACTTTGGACGCGGTCGAGGAACTACTCCACCTCGACAACGGCGGCCCGGAGGCCTGCGACGGGGCCCGCGCCCTGGCCGAACACCGACGCGCGGATCTGGCGGTGCGGATCCGCGACCTGCAACGGATGCACGACTCGCTCGCCCGGCTGGTCGCGACCTGTGACCTGCCCCGCGCCGACCGCAGTTGCGCGCTGCTGGAAGCGATCGACCACCGCCCGGAGGCGACCAGATGA
- a CDS encoding TSUP family transporter: protein MLGTLPGVVVGAIIRVFAIPGPGAFRLLVAALLLPLGSWLCIRAVRPSPERSGAEPSPRSVTLLALAVGVVGGIYGIGGGSLLGPLLVGRGVPIAKVAPAALASTFLTSAVGAVTYSLLALTTSGNIAPIWTLGLACGLGGLIGGYLGAHFRPRLPETILRLLPGGLAMVLGGLYAVQLFS from the coding sequence ATCCTCGGAACACTGCCAGGCGTGGTGGTCGGCGCGATCATCAGGGTCTTCGCCATCCCCGGCCCCGGGGCGTTCCGGCTCTTGGTCGCCGCCTTGCTCTTGCCGCTGGGCAGTTGGCTTTGTATCCGCGCTGTGCGCCCTTCGCCCGAGCGGTCAGGTGCCGAGCCGTCACCGCGCTCGGTCACCCTCCTCGCCCTAGCTGTCGGAGTGGTCGGTGGCATCTACGGCATCGGTGGCGGATCACTGCTCGGTCCGCTCCTGGTCGGCCGCGGCGTACCGATCGCGAAAGTCGCACCAGCCGCTCTCGCCTCGACGTTCCTGACCTCGGCCGTGGGCGCGGTCACCTACTCGCTGCTGGCGCTCACCACCAGCGGGAACATTGCGCCGATCTGGACTCTCGGTCTGGCGTGCGGACTCGGTGGCCTGATCGGCGGCTACCTCGGCGCCCACTTCCGGCCCCGCCTGCCCGAAACGATTCTGCGTCTGTTGCCGGGTGGTCTCGCGATGGTGCTCGGCGGCCTGTATGCCGTTCAGCTGTTCAGTTGA
- a CDS encoding SRPBCC family protein, producing the protein MGSIVSQVEVAGAPEEVFAYVTDPARFAEWQENLVDGYMDGGPTSVGSICVTTRKIGGGERKVTSEVTVLDPPGAWAVHGVDGPIRSRVHVTVEPLAGRNASRVTIDLDFEGHGIGKILVPLLVRPQSRKEMVRNMARLKARLEPST; encoded by the coding sequence ATGGGATCGATCGTGTCGCAAGTGGAGGTCGCCGGTGCGCCGGAGGAGGTGTTCGCCTATGTCACCGACCCGGCTCGGTTCGCCGAGTGGCAGGAGAACTTGGTCGACGGGTACATGGACGGCGGCCCGACATCCGTCGGATCGATATGTGTCACCACCCGCAAGATCGGTGGCGGTGAGCGGAAGGTGACGTCCGAGGTCACCGTGCTCGATCCGCCTGGCGCGTGGGCGGTGCACGGTGTCGACGGTCCGATCCGTTCGAGGGTGCACGTCACTGTCGAGCCACTGGCCGGCCGGAACGCCTCGCGGGTCACGATCGATCTGGACTTCGAGGGACACGGCATCGGGAAGATTCTTGTACCGCTGCTTGTGCGGCCGCAGTCCCGCAAAGAGATGGTGCGCAACATGGCCCGGCTGAAGGCGCGCCTCGAGCCGAGCACCTGA
- a CDS encoding trans-sulfuration enzyme family protein encodes MTDTNEQGLSTRSVHAGETRDPQGAIHTPLYTHSTFAFDSTADLLDVVEGRKPGNLYTRYGLNPTIRSVEAKLADLEGGEQALGFSSGMAAEAATFLAHTRTGEHIVCIGDVYGGTFELLGDNLPQLGITTTFLRADEVDRLPDVLTASTRIVFFETPSNPTLDLFDIAAITTHAHAAGALTVVDNTFATPVNQNPLHHGADLVIHSATKYLGGHSDLTAGALIGPAELLAPVAMWRKNLGQMIAAETASLLARSVRSLPVRVRAQNDTAAAVAAFLATHPRVSRVNYPGLATGDAKQIYDTQMRGGGGMLSAVLDATADETAAVVDRLRLFAIAPSLGGVESLITQPITTTHHGLAPDERAKRGIADSMIRLSVGLEDADDLIQDLTHALADN; translated from the coding sequence ATGACCGACACCAACGAGCAGGGACTGTCCACCCGAAGCGTGCACGCCGGCGAAACCCGCGATCCGCAAGGAGCCATCCACACCCCGCTCTACACGCATTCCACGTTCGCGTTCGACTCCACCGCCGACCTCCTCGACGTCGTCGAAGGCCGCAAACCGGGCAACCTCTACACCCGCTACGGCCTCAACCCCACCATCCGCTCAGTCGAAGCCAAACTCGCCGACCTCGAAGGCGGCGAACAAGCTCTAGGCTTCTCCTCCGGTATGGCCGCCGAAGCCGCGACATTCCTCGCCCACACCCGCACCGGCGAACACATCGTGTGCATCGGAGACGTCTACGGAGGCACCTTCGAACTCCTCGGGGACAACCTGCCCCAGCTCGGCATCACCACCACGTTCCTGCGCGCCGACGAAGTCGACCGACTGCCCGACGTACTGACCGCCAGCACCCGGATCGTGTTCTTCGAGACACCGTCCAACCCCACCCTGGACCTCTTCGACATCGCCGCGATCACCACCCACGCCCATGCAGCCGGTGCGCTGACCGTTGTCGACAACACCTTCGCCACTCCCGTCAACCAGAACCCGCTCCACCACGGCGCAGACCTCGTCATCCACTCCGCCACCAAGTACCTCGGCGGCCACTCAGACCTGACCGCCGGCGCACTCATCGGACCAGCGGAACTGCTGGCGCCGGTCGCCATGTGGCGCAAGAACCTCGGCCAAATGATCGCGGCCGAAACCGCCTCCCTCCTCGCCCGCTCCGTCCGCTCGCTGCCTGTTCGGGTCCGCGCACAAAACGACACCGCCGCAGCCGTCGCCGCGTTCCTCGCGACCCACCCGCGCGTGAGCCGAGTCAACTACCCAGGACTGGCCACGGGCGACGCCAAACAGATCTACGACACGCAGATGCGCGGCGGCGGTGGAATGCTCAGCGCCGTCCTCGACGCCACGGCCGATGAAACCGCCGCCGTCGTAGACCGGCTCCGGCTGTTCGCCATCGCCCCAAGCCTTGGCGGGGTAGAAAGCCTCATCACTCAACCGATCACCACCACCCACCACGGCCTGGCCCCGGACGAACGCGCCAAACGCGGCATCGCCGACAGCATGATCCGCCTATCCGTCGGCCTCGAAGACGCCGACGACCTCATCCAAGACCTGACCCACGCACTCGCTGACAACTAA
- a CDS encoding cysteine desulfurase family protein produces the protein MTHPALADGPIYLDYNATTPVDPRVTEAMTPYLTTFFGNPSSSHAYGADPQAALAAARAQVAALIGARPSEVVFTGSGSEANLLALRGVVLASGRPRPHVITQATEHPAILETCRALQRLHGVRVTVLPVDADGLVDPAALVDALDDDTVLVSIMAANNETGALQPIAELTELAHRHGALFHSDAAQAAGKVPVAVDQLGVDLLTVVGHKMYAPKSTAALYVRGGVQLEPVVYGGGQERGLRAGTENVALAVALGTAAELAVDELAGGRADELAQLRDLLRERLSDALPGRVHLNGPESARLPNTLNVSIDRTRGHELLAAATGVAASNGSACHSGTHTPSPVLSAMGLDHERALAAVRLSLGRWSRREEIETAAAAITKAATALQRPHNAQP, from the coding sequence GTGACTCATCCGGCTCTAGCCGACGGTCCGATCTACCTGGACTACAACGCCACCACCCCCGTCGACCCGCGGGTGACCGAGGCGATGACGCCGTACCTGACCACCTTCTTCGGCAACCCCTCCAGTAGCCACGCGTACGGTGCTGATCCCCAGGCCGCACTGGCCGCCGCCCGCGCGCAAGTCGCCGCCCTGATCGGCGCCCGACCCAGCGAGGTCGTGTTCACCGGCTCAGGGTCCGAAGCGAACCTCCTGGCGCTGCGCGGAGTCGTTCTCGCCTCCGGGCGGCCGCGGCCTCATGTGATCACCCAGGCCACCGAACACCCAGCGATCCTCGAGACCTGCCGAGCACTCCAGCGGCTGCACGGCGTACGGGTAACCGTGCTGCCGGTCGACGCCGACGGCCTGGTCGACCCCGCCGCACTGGTCGACGCTCTGGACGACGACACCGTCCTGGTCTCGATCATGGCCGCGAACAACGAAACCGGCGCGCTGCAGCCGATCGCCGAACTCACCGAACTCGCTCACCGGCACGGTGCCTTGTTTCACAGCGATGCCGCCCAAGCCGCCGGCAAGGTCCCGGTCGCCGTCGATCAACTCGGGGTGGATCTGCTCACTGTCGTCGGCCACAAGATGTACGCACCGAAAAGCACCGCGGCCCTGTACGTGCGTGGCGGCGTTCAACTGGAACCGGTCGTCTACGGCGGCGGCCAAGAACGCGGCCTCCGGGCCGGCACCGAGAACGTCGCCCTCGCCGTGGCCCTCGGCACCGCCGCCGAACTGGCCGTGGACGAACTCGCCGGCGGCCGCGCCGATGAACTGGCACAGCTACGCGACCTCCTGCGCGAGCGCCTCTCCGACGCCCTGCCCGGACGGGTGCACCTCAACGGCCCCGAAAGCGCAAGGTTGCCCAACACCCTCAACGTCAGCATCGATCGGACCCGGGGGCATGAGCTCCTCGCTGCCGCGACCGGCGTCGCCGCCTCCAACGGCTCGGCCTGCCACAGCGGCACCCACACCCCATCGCCCGTACTGAGCGCCATGGGCCTCGACCACGAACGTGCTCTCGCCGCCGTCCGGCTCTCGCTGGGCCGGTGGAGCAGACGCGAGGAAATCGAGACAGCGGCAGCTGCAATCACCAAAGCGGCCACCGCGCTGCAGCGGCCGCACAACGCCCAACCGTGA
- a CDS encoding MFS transporter, which produces MTTEAKAPRLGLRANLAQFVLLVAVNALVGGMLGQERIVLPLLADQTFGLTKYTGALTFILAFGAVKAATNFFAGTWSDRYGRKPVLVAGWLIGLPVPLLLIWAPNWGWVIAANVLLGINQGLTWSTTVIMKIDLVGPARRGLAMGLNEAAGYLAVAATAMATGYLADAYGLRPAPFLLGAAFAALGLGLSTLAVRETRGHAHHEAARGTPTPGGDLTTAQVFTLTSFKEPALSSASQAGLVNNLNDGMAWGLFPILFAAHHLSLARIGLLGALYPAVWGFGQLATGALSDRWGRKGLITAGMLLQAGALALVAAGDTFGQWLVAVTFLGLGTAMVYPTLLATIGDVAHPAWRARAVGVYRLWRDGGFAVGALLAGIIADLWGIPAAVWTVAALTALSGLVVAARMYETHPRRNR; this is translated from the coding sequence ATGACTACCGAAGCCAAAGCCCCGCGACTGGGGCTGCGCGCCAACCTTGCCCAGTTCGTGTTACTGGTCGCGGTCAACGCCCTGGTCGGCGGGATGCTCGGCCAGGAACGCATCGTGTTGCCGCTGCTGGCCGACCAGACGTTCGGACTCACCAAGTACACCGGGGCATTGACCTTCATCCTCGCCTTCGGTGCCGTGAAGGCCGCCACCAACTTCTTCGCCGGCACCTGGTCCGACCGCTACGGCCGCAAACCGGTTCTGGTCGCCGGGTGGCTGATCGGGCTACCCGTGCCGCTGTTGCTGATCTGGGCCCCGAACTGGGGTTGGGTGATCGCCGCCAACGTGCTCCTCGGGATCAACCAGGGACTGACCTGGTCGACGACCGTGATCATGAAGATCGACCTCGTCGGCCCAGCCCGGCGGGGCCTGGCGATGGGGCTCAACGAAGCCGCCGGCTACCTCGCCGTCGCGGCCACCGCGATGGCCACCGGCTACCTGGCCGACGCCTACGGTCTGCGACCCGCGCCGTTCCTTCTCGGCGCCGCGTTCGCCGCGCTCGGCCTCGGCCTGTCCACCCTGGCCGTGCGTGAGACCCGCGGCCACGCGCACCACGAAGCGGCACGCGGCACTCCGACCCCGGGTGGCGATCTGACGACCGCGCAGGTCTTCACGCTGACCAGCTTCAAGGAACCAGCGCTGTCCTCGGCGTCGCAGGCCGGGCTGGTGAACAACCTGAACGACGGCATGGCCTGGGGTCTGTTCCCGATCCTGTTCGCCGCCCATCACCTGTCACTGGCCCGGATCGGTCTGCTCGGTGCGCTCTACCCGGCCGTTTGGGGGTTCGGGCAACTTGCGACCGGCGCACTGTCCGACCGGTGGGGGCGCAAAGGGCTGATCACGGCCGGGATGCTGCTGCAGGCGGGCGCGCTGGCCCTCGTCGCAGCAGGCGACACCTTCGGGCAATGGCTCGTCGCGGTCACATTCCTTGGTCTTGGTACGGCGATGGTCTATCCCACGCTGCTGGCCACGATCGGCGACGTCGCGCACCCCGCCTGGCGGGCACGTGCCGTCGGTGTGTACCGGTTGTGGCGCGACGGAGGCTTCGCCGTCGGTGCGCTGCTCGCCGGCATCATCGCCGACCTGTGGGGCATCCCCGCGGCCGTGTGGACCGTGGCCGCCCTGACCGCACTGTCCGGCCTCGTCGTGGCAGCGCGCATGTACGAAACCCACCCGAGGAGAAACCGGTGA
- a CDS encoding MBL fold metallo-hydrolase: protein MNDELSKMIAAVVDEGLGNSSYLVDLGDGRALAVDPSLDLRALRMEAERRNLTVAFAADTHLHADFLSGAVQLAAVDGARLLASAAGGREYAHEGLADGDEIDLGGLTLRTLATPGHTGEHLSFELLDGPAQLGVFTGGSLIVGGAARTDLAGTDQTEQLTRLQYRSLQRLAALPDATAVLPTHGAGSFCSAPQGGERVSTIGQEKRANPLLQVRDEDEFVGRLLAGLGTFPPYFLQLPEANRRGPALIEEDQQVPALPAESFTAAVSSGAVVIDVRPVRDFAAGHVAGAISIPLRAQFASWLGWLLQATTPYLVIRNRDQDLGDLAWQAAKIGFRLPLGELAGGMPGWNGATATTPLLKPDQVGDSHVLDVRQDSEFHAGHLPGAEHLELGALRDRAGDVDAGPVVVMCGHGERAMTGASILQRAGHRGVQVLDGGPDDWSVATGRTLK from the coding sequence GTGAATGATGAACTGAGCAAGATGATCGCCGCGGTGGTCGACGAAGGGCTGGGCAACTCGTCCTACCTGGTCGACCTGGGCGATGGACGCGCGCTGGCCGTCGACCCGTCGCTGGATCTACGGGCGCTGCGGATGGAGGCCGAGCGGCGGAATCTGACGGTGGCGTTCGCGGCCGATACCCATTTGCATGCCGACTTTCTGTCCGGTGCGGTCCAGCTCGCTGCGGTGGACGGAGCGCGGCTGCTGGCATCCGCCGCGGGCGGCCGTGAGTACGCGCACGAAGGCCTGGCCGATGGTGACGAGATCGACCTGGGTGGCCTGACCTTGCGGACCCTCGCGACGCCGGGCCATACCGGCGAGCATCTGTCCTTCGAGCTCCTCGACGGACCGGCGCAGCTGGGGGTGTTCACCGGCGGGTCATTGATCGTCGGCGGCGCCGCTCGCACCGATCTGGCCGGCACTGATCAGACCGAGCAGCTGACCCGGTTGCAGTACCGGTCGCTGCAACGGCTGGCCGCGTTGCCGGACGCAACAGCAGTCCTACCGACTCATGGTGCGGGATCGTTCTGCTCAGCTCCTCAAGGCGGTGAACGAGTCTCCACCATCGGCCAGGAGAAGCGAGCGAACCCGCTGCTGCAGGTGCGAGACGAGGACGAGTTCGTCGGGCGCTTGCTCGCTGGGCTGGGGACCTTCCCGCCCTACTTCCTGCAGTTGCCGGAAGCCAATCGCCGGGGTCCTGCCCTGATCGAGGAAGACCAGCAGGTGCCGGCGCTTCCCGCCGAAAGCTTCACAGCTGCGGTCTCGTCGGGCGCCGTGGTGATCGATGTGCGCCCGGTCCGCGACTTCGCCGCCGGCCACGTCGCCGGTGCGATCTCCATCCCGCTACGGGCACAGTTCGCTTCCTGGCTCGGGTGGTTGCTGCAGGCCACCACGCCCTACCTGGTGATCCGCAACCGCGACCAAGACCTCGGCGACCTGGCCTGGCAGGCGGCAAAGATCGGCTTCCGACTTCCCCTCGGCGAACTCGCCGGTGGAATGCCCGGATGGAACGGCGCGACCGCCACCACGCCCTTGCTGAAACCCGACCAGGTCGGCGACAGCCACGTCCTCGACGTCCGCCAGGACAGCGAGTTCCATGCCGGGCATCTCCCGGGAGCCGAGCACCTCGAACTCGGCGCGTTACGTGACCGCGCAGGGGATGTCGATGCCGGGCCGGTGGTGGTGATGTGCGGGCACGGCGAGCGAGCAATGACCGGCGCCAGCATCCTGCAACGCGCGGGCCACCGCGGCGTACAGGTGCTAGACGGCGGCCCGGACGATTGGTCCGTCGCCACCGGCCGGACCCTGAAATGA